Proteins encoded by one window of Carassius auratus strain Wakin unplaced genomic scaffold, ASM336829v1 scaf_tig00024403, whole genome shotgun sequence:
- the LOC113078145 gene encoding CMT1A duplicated region transcript 1 protein isoform X2, with amino-acid sequence MTEVKCLRGESGGSVLEWSCKGEDEEFSICGRCQSCVLAEKLHHSTQWMKKTGGASQRRFLTGILVRCHNLQILENLQSVLQVTSGKDFTYARSRGQLNRPQDSMCTMYGALDTKLKGMDTLETWEWFRKSPDWIKSKYVLGLLSLCDTSLLHMLGNLVHILIVWEKHKFLNFNSPDLSVTESRVSYHSESDHTDLDLLIQACTVYEPADLPQEVHQDSQTVLKQELSEHLNDSKSLKSICDVVELDVQNVDPWNRRTKGQDSDSDCWDDPDPALTVVPRSSKSLSGVSRHRDFIRSLPVDIAKRILGLLDKVSLYSCKRVSMHWQWLTEEVLTELEVKKSVEKQAMILQGNSASKVNPDYAKICEVVVPVSEKDKHFQHGESFPKHKPLQEQDLDSIYKGFKTKTVQLEERNVYCGVYNISVLFEREDPSRVMHYAGGQLVAVGSKDRIIRLLHVPSLKEIPPVIQGHAGSIRAVLVCEERDLVISASYDLSIRCWNLKTGECRIIFHGHFGTINCLDLYEDRLVSGAKDCRVKVWNLLTGKCVESLKFKHLKPITCVKINETLVISSCAGGQIRIWSMETASLIRQISGHQGAVLCLCINQWHILSGGSDGVVKAWSTNSSFKKCLRIFQHPKEVLTMSFLFLRIITGCMDGKIRIFNFLTGHCLRVIKTNMKQCPVLSLYTHHNTVVVNNRSSVLMLQFAEVHWDYSASAVRNFLEPSHVSPENVLRSAERLTRGSSSRLKSRSHHFKSLSAPSLQRAQGAQQESTRAATRSQLQACRHSRASISPQSESHARPRSALSAGRSVSGYKDFQNRVSQTQSTSTSSLDKKTFDNKRSVLSQSERAARDRVRKRGPHHPITQDLILLRTSSAQQGQCSDLARSNMELNARVRDAWGPDSSKEPSFQITTKKTSEIQSPFTTHSVDLSPQSSSQSRQTCFTPHSFPKQSQRSFKVVRPRTNKIVLLNTTSPEDGNTPQRLFMRRTSMPTHCNEDLETTNKSSSYHVPLNPFRERGDFQLRTDTQLEAYIQQIHKHSSGDDQGKTIWKRNHCQQ; translated from the exons ATGACTGAAGTGAAGTGTTTGAGGGGAGAATCTGGTGGTTCGGTGCTCGAATGGTCTTGTAAAGGAGAGGATGAGGAGTTCAGTATTTGTGGACGCTGTCAGTCGTGTGTCCTCGCTGAGAAACTGCACCACTCCACCCAATGGATGAAAAAGACTGGAGGAGCATCCCAGAGGAGGTTTCTCACTGGCATTCTGGTGCGCTGCCACAATCTTCAAATCCTGGAGAATCTTCAGAGTGTTTTACAAGTCACATCAGGCAAGGATTTCACATATGCCAGGTCCAGAGGCCAGCTCAACCGACCCCAGGACTCCATGTGTACAATGTATGGAGCTCTGGACACAAAACTGAAAGGAATGGACACGTTGGAAACTTGGGAATGGTTTAGGAAGAGCCCAGACTGGATCAAGTCCAAGTATGTGCTGGGGCTCTTGTCTTTATGTGACACCTCTCTTTTGCACATGTTAGGAAATCTGGTGCATATCCTGATTGTTTGGGAGAAACACAAATTTCTAAACTTCAACAGTCCCG ATCTCTCAGTTACAGAGTCTCGAGTCTCCTACCATTCAGAATCTGACCACACAGATCTAGATCTTCTCATCCaagcatgtactgtatatgagCCAGCTGACCTCCCTCAGGAAGTTCACCAGGACAGTCAAACAGTCTTAAAACAGGAGCTTTCAGAACACT TGAATGACTCCAAATCTCTCAAGAGTATCTGTGATGTGGTTGAGCTCGACGTTCAGAATGTTGATCCCTGGAACAGAAGAACGAAAGGCCAAGATTCAGATTCTGACTGTTGGGATGATCCAGATCCTGCCCTCACTGTTGTCCCCAGGTCATCAAAATCACTGTCGGGGGTCAGCCGTCATAGAGATTTTATTCGAAGCCTGCCAGTCGACATTGCAAAGAGGATTTTAG GGCTTTTGGACAAAGTCTCACTGTACAGCTGCAAGCGTGTGTCCATGCACTGGCAATGGCTAACGGAGGAGGTCTTAACCGAATTGGAAGTAAAGAAGAGTGTTGAGAAACAGGCCATGATTCTGCAG GGTAACTCAGCGTCTAAGGTCAACCCTGATTATGCAAAGATCTGTGAAGTTGTAGTGCCAGTCAGTGAGAAGGACAAGCACTTTCAGCATGGAGAATCTTTCCCCAAACATAAGCCA TTACAAGAGCAAGATTTGGATTCTATCTACAAAGGCTTTAAAACCAAGACAGTCCAGTTGGAAGAACGCAACGTGTACTGTGGAGTGTATAACATATCAGTCCTGTTCGAAAG AGAAGATCCGAGTAGAGTGATGCATTATGCTGGGGGGCAGTTAGTGGCGGTTGGCTCCAAGGACCGTATAATCAGGTTGCTGCATGTCCCATCACTAAAAGAGATTCCTCCAGTGATCCAAGGACATGCAGGTAGTATAAGAGCAGTCCTGGTTTGTGAAGAGAGAGACCTAGTTATCAGCGCCAGCTATGACCTCAGTATCAG GTGCTGGAATCTGAAGACAGGTGAATGTAGGATAATTTTTCATGGACATTTCGGCACTATAAACTGCCTGGATTTGTATGAAGATAGATTGGTGTCTGGAGCCAAAGACTGTAGAGTTAAAG TGTGGAACCTACTGACGGGGAAATGTGTTGAGAGTCTGAAGTTTAAACACCTTAAACCTATCACGTGTGTGAAGATTAATGAAACACTGGTGATCAGCAGCTGTGCTGGAGGTCAGATCAGAATATGGAGCATGGAGACAGCATCACTTATAAGG CAAATCAGTGGCCACCAGGGGGCAGTGCTGTGTCTGTGCATCAATCAGTGGCATATCCTCTCTGGGGGTTCAGATGGGGTGGTCAAGGCATGGAGCACCAACTCTAGCTTCAAGAAGTGCCTTAGAATCTTCCAGCATCCGAA AGAGGTGTTGACCATGTCTTTCCTGTTCCTGCGGATCATTACCGGCTGCATGGATGGCAAGATCCGGATCTTCAACTTCTTAACTGGACACTGCCTGAGAGTTATTAAGACAAACATGAAGCAATGCCCTGTCCTTTCTCTGTACACGCATCACAACAC TGTGGTTGTAAACAACAGAAGCAGTGTTCTGATGCTTCAGTTTGCGGAGGTTCACTGGGACTACTCTGCCAGTGCTGTGAGGAATTTTCTGGAGCCGTCCCACGTCTCCCCTGAAAATGTGCTTCGGAGTGCTGAACGGTTGACTCGAGGGAGCTCATCCAGACTAAAAAGTCGGTCCCACCATTTTAAGAGCCTCTCAGCCCCCAGTTTGCAGCGTGCACAAG GTGCTCAGCAGGAGTCCACAAGGGCGGCGACCAGGAGTCAACTCCAGGCTTGTCGTCACAGCAGGGCCTCCATCAGCCCGCAGTCTGAGTCCCACGCCAGGCCTCGATCTGCTCTTTCAGCAGGCAGGTCTGTCAGTGGATACAAGGACTTTCAAAACAGAGTCAGCCAGACACAAAGCACTTCCACCAGCAGCTTGG ATAAGAAGACTTTTGACAACAAACGCTCAGTACTCAGCCAGAGTGAGAGGGCAGCCCGAGACAGGGTGAGAAAGCGAGGTCCTCACCACCCAATCACCCAAGACCTAATTCTACTAAGGACCAGCAGCGCCCAGCAGGGCCAGTGCAGTGACCTGGCAAGGTCCAACATGGAGCTGAATGCCAGGGTACGAGATGCCTGGGGACCTGATTCCTCCAAAGAGCCATCGTTTCAAATCACCACCAAAAAAACCTCTGAAATCCAGTCCCCATTCACTACCCATAGCGTTGACCTCAGCCCTCAGAGCTCCTCCCAGTCCAGACAGACCTGCTTCACACCCCACTCCTTTCCCAAACAATCCCAGAGGTCATTCAAAGTAGTTAGGCCTAGAACAAACAAGATTGTCCTACTGAATACGACATCCCCTGAAGATGGCAACACACCACAGCGATTGTTTATGAGGCGCACCTCCATGCCCACACATTGCAATGAAGATTTGGAAACGACCAACAAGTCCAGTTCATACCACGTCCCACTAAACCCCTTCAGGGAGCGTGGAGACTTTCAGCTGAGGACGGACACTCAACTGGAGGCTTACATTCAGCAGATTCACAAACATAGCAGTGGTGATGACCAAGGTAAAACTATTTGGAAGCGCAATCATTGTCAGCAGTAA
- the LOC113078145 gene encoding CMT1A duplicated region transcript 1 protein isoform X1, translated as MTEVKCLRGESGGSVLEWSCKGEDEEFSICGRCQSCVLAEKLHHSTQWMKKTGGASQRRFLTGILVRCHNLQILENLQSVLQVTSGKDFTYARSRGQLNRPQDSMCTMYGALDTKLKGMDTLETWEWFRKSPDWIKSKYVLGLLSLCDTSLLHMLGNLVHILIVWEKHKFLNFNSPDFYADLSVTESRVSYHSESDHTDLDLLIQACTVYEPADLPQEVHQDSQTVLKQELSEHLNDSKSLKSICDVVELDVQNVDPWNRRTKGQDSDSDCWDDPDPALTVVPRSSKSLSGVSRHRDFIRSLPVDIAKRILGLLDKVSLYSCKRVSMHWQWLTEEVLTELEVKKSVEKQAMILQGNSASKVNPDYAKICEVVVPVSEKDKHFQHGESFPKHKPLQEQDLDSIYKGFKTKTVQLEERNVYCGVYNISVLFEREDPSRVMHYAGGQLVAVGSKDRIIRLLHVPSLKEIPPVIQGHAGSIRAVLVCEERDLVISASYDLSIRCWNLKTGECRIIFHGHFGTINCLDLYEDRLVSGAKDCRVKVWNLLTGKCVESLKFKHLKPITCVKINETLVISSCAGGQIRIWSMETASLIRQISGHQGAVLCLCINQWHILSGGSDGVVKAWSTNSSFKKCLRIFQHPKEVLTMSFLFLRIITGCMDGKIRIFNFLTGHCLRVIKTNMKQCPVLSLYTHHNTVVVNNRSSVLMLQFAEVHWDYSASAVRNFLEPSHVSPENVLRSAERLTRGSSSRLKSRSHHFKSLSAPSLQRAQGAQQESTRAATRSQLQACRHSRASISPQSESHARPRSALSAGRSVSGYKDFQNRVSQTQSTSTSSLDKKTFDNKRSVLSQSERAARDRVRKRGPHHPITQDLILLRTSSAQQGQCSDLARSNMELNARVRDAWGPDSSKEPSFQITTKKTSEIQSPFTTHSVDLSPQSSSQSRQTCFTPHSFPKQSQRSFKVVRPRTNKIVLLNTTSPEDGNTPQRLFMRRTSMPTHCNEDLETTNKSSSYHVPLNPFRERGDFQLRTDTQLEAYIQQIHKHSSGDDQGKTIWKRNHCQQ; from the exons ATGACTGAAGTGAAGTGTTTGAGGGGAGAATCTGGTGGTTCGGTGCTCGAATGGTCTTGTAAAGGAGAGGATGAGGAGTTCAGTATTTGTGGACGCTGTCAGTCGTGTGTCCTCGCTGAGAAACTGCACCACTCCACCCAATGGATGAAAAAGACTGGAGGAGCATCCCAGAGGAGGTTTCTCACTGGCATTCTGGTGCGCTGCCACAATCTTCAAATCCTGGAGAATCTTCAGAGTGTTTTACAAGTCACATCAGGCAAGGATTTCACATATGCCAGGTCCAGAGGCCAGCTCAACCGACCCCAGGACTCCATGTGTACAATGTATGGAGCTCTGGACACAAAACTGAAAGGAATGGACACGTTGGAAACTTGGGAATGGTTTAGGAAGAGCCCAGACTGGATCAAGTCCAAGTATGTGCTGGGGCTCTTGTCTTTATGTGACACCTCTCTTTTGCACATGTTAGGAAATCTGGTGCATATCCTGATTGTTTGGGAGAAACACAAATTTCTAAACTTCAACAGTCCCG ATTTTTATGCAGATCTCTCAGTTACAGAGTCTCGAGTCTCCTACCATTCAGAATCTGACCACACAGATCTAGATCTTCTCATCCaagcatgtactgtatatgagCCAGCTGACCTCCCTCAGGAAGTTCACCAGGACAGTCAAACAGTCTTAAAACAGGAGCTTTCAGAACACT TGAATGACTCCAAATCTCTCAAGAGTATCTGTGATGTGGTTGAGCTCGACGTTCAGAATGTTGATCCCTGGAACAGAAGAACGAAAGGCCAAGATTCAGATTCTGACTGTTGGGATGATCCAGATCCTGCCCTCACTGTTGTCCCCAGGTCATCAAAATCACTGTCGGGGGTCAGCCGTCATAGAGATTTTATTCGAAGCCTGCCAGTCGACATTGCAAAGAGGATTTTAG GGCTTTTGGACAAAGTCTCACTGTACAGCTGCAAGCGTGTGTCCATGCACTGGCAATGGCTAACGGAGGAGGTCTTAACCGAATTGGAAGTAAAGAAGAGTGTTGAGAAACAGGCCATGATTCTGCAG GGTAACTCAGCGTCTAAGGTCAACCCTGATTATGCAAAGATCTGTGAAGTTGTAGTGCCAGTCAGTGAGAAGGACAAGCACTTTCAGCATGGAGAATCTTTCCCCAAACATAAGCCA TTACAAGAGCAAGATTTGGATTCTATCTACAAAGGCTTTAAAACCAAGACAGTCCAGTTGGAAGAACGCAACGTGTACTGTGGAGTGTATAACATATCAGTCCTGTTCGAAAG AGAAGATCCGAGTAGAGTGATGCATTATGCTGGGGGGCAGTTAGTGGCGGTTGGCTCCAAGGACCGTATAATCAGGTTGCTGCATGTCCCATCACTAAAAGAGATTCCTCCAGTGATCCAAGGACATGCAGGTAGTATAAGAGCAGTCCTGGTTTGTGAAGAGAGAGACCTAGTTATCAGCGCCAGCTATGACCTCAGTATCAG GTGCTGGAATCTGAAGACAGGTGAATGTAGGATAATTTTTCATGGACATTTCGGCACTATAAACTGCCTGGATTTGTATGAAGATAGATTGGTGTCTGGAGCCAAAGACTGTAGAGTTAAAG TGTGGAACCTACTGACGGGGAAATGTGTTGAGAGTCTGAAGTTTAAACACCTTAAACCTATCACGTGTGTGAAGATTAATGAAACACTGGTGATCAGCAGCTGTGCTGGAGGTCAGATCAGAATATGGAGCATGGAGACAGCATCACTTATAAGG CAAATCAGTGGCCACCAGGGGGCAGTGCTGTGTCTGTGCATCAATCAGTGGCATATCCTCTCTGGGGGTTCAGATGGGGTGGTCAAGGCATGGAGCACCAACTCTAGCTTCAAGAAGTGCCTTAGAATCTTCCAGCATCCGAA AGAGGTGTTGACCATGTCTTTCCTGTTCCTGCGGATCATTACCGGCTGCATGGATGGCAAGATCCGGATCTTCAACTTCTTAACTGGACACTGCCTGAGAGTTATTAAGACAAACATGAAGCAATGCCCTGTCCTTTCTCTGTACACGCATCACAACAC TGTGGTTGTAAACAACAGAAGCAGTGTTCTGATGCTTCAGTTTGCGGAGGTTCACTGGGACTACTCTGCCAGTGCTGTGAGGAATTTTCTGGAGCCGTCCCACGTCTCCCCTGAAAATGTGCTTCGGAGTGCTGAACGGTTGACTCGAGGGAGCTCATCCAGACTAAAAAGTCGGTCCCACCATTTTAAGAGCCTCTCAGCCCCCAGTTTGCAGCGTGCACAAG GTGCTCAGCAGGAGTCCACAAGGGCGGCGACCAGGAGTCAACTCCAGGCTTGTCGTCACAGCAGGGCCTCCATCAGCCCGCAGTCTGAGTCCCACGCCAGGCCTCGATCTGCTCTTTCAGCAGGCAGGTCTGTCAGTGGATACAAGGACTTTCAAAACAGAGTCAGCCAGACACAAAGCACTTCCACCAGCAGCTTGG ATAAGAAGACTTTTGACAACAAACGCTCAGTACTCAGCCAGAGTGAGAGGGCAGCCCGAGACAGGGTGAGAAAGCGAGGTCCTCACCACCCAATCACCCAAGACCTAATTCTACTAAGGACCAGCAGCGCCCAGCAGGGCCAGTGCAGTGACCTGGCAAGGTCCAACATGGAGCTGAATGCCAGGGTACGAGATGCCTGGGGACCTGATTCCTCCAAAGAGCCATCGTTTCAAATCACCACCAAAAAAACCTCTGAAATCCAGTCCCCATTCACTACCCATAGCGTTGACCTCAGCCCTCAGAGCTCCTCCCAGTCCAGACAGACCTGCTTCACACCCCACTCCTTTCCCAAACAATCCCAGAGGTCATTCAAAGTAGTTAGGCCTAGAACAAACAAGATTGTCCTACTGAATACGACATCCCCTGAAGATGGCAACACACCACAGCGATTGTTTATGAGGCGCACCTCCATGCCCACACATTGCAATGAAGATTTGGAAACGACCAACAAGTCCAGTTCATACCACGTCCCACTAAACCCCTTCAGGGAGCGTGGAGACTTTCAGCTGAGGACGGACACTCAACTGGAGGCTTACATTCAGCAGATTCACAAACATAGCAGTGGTGATGACCAAGGTAAAACTATTTGGAAGCGCAATCATTGTCAGCAGTAA